The following proteins are encoded in a genomic region of Eulemur rufifrons isolate Redbay chromosome 18, OSU_ERuf_1, whole genome shotgun sequence:
- the LOC138398854 gene encoding histone H2B type 1-A, whose amino-acid sequence MPEVASKGATISKKGFKKAATKTQKKEGKKRKRCRKESYSIYIYKVLKQVHPDTGISSKAMSIMNSFVSDIFERIACESSRLAHYNKHSTITSREIQTAVRLLLPGELAKHAVSEGTKAVTKYTSSK is encoded by the coding sequence ATGCCAGAGGTTGCTTCCAAGGGCGCTACTATTTCCAAAAAGGGCTTCAAGAAAGCCGCTACTAAAACTCagaagaaggaggggaagaagcGCAAGAGATGCCGCAAAGAGAGCTATTCTATTTACATCTACAAGGTGTTGAAGCAGGTCCATCCGGACACTGGTATCTCTTCCAAGGCCATGAGCATCATGAATTCTTTCGTCAGTGACATCTTTGAGCGCATCGCTTGCGAGTCCTCTCGCCTGGCACATTACAACAAGCACTCGACCATCACCTCCCGGGAGATCCAGACGGCTGTGCGCCTGCTGCTGCCAGGAGAGCTGGCCAAGCACGCCGTGTCCGAGGGCACCAAGGCTGTCACCAAGTATACCAGCTCCAAGTGA
- the LOC138398879 gene encoding histone H2A type 1-A-like, which translates to MFGREKHGGKVRAKAQSRSSRVGLQFPVGRIHRLLRKGNYAERIGGGAPVYLAAVLEYLTAEILELAGNASRNNKKTRIIPRHLQLAIRHDEELNKLLGSVTIAQGGVLPNIQAVLLPKKTEGHHYKIQSK; encoded by the coding sequence ATGTTTGGGCGTGAGAAACACGGAGGTAAGGTACGTGCTAAGGCTCAATCTCGGTCATCTAGAGTAGGCCTACAGTTCCCTGTAGGTCGAATCCATCGCCTACTTCGAAAAGGCAACTATGCTGAGCGGATTGGGGGTGGCGCACCGGTGTACCTGGCGGCGGTGCTGGAATACCTGACCGCTGAGATATTAGAGCTGGCAGGTAATGCTTCCCGCAACAACAAAAAGACCCGCATCATCCCGCGCCATCTACAGTTGGCCATCCGCCACGACGAGGAGCTCAACAAGTTGTTGGGCAGCGTCACCATCGCGCAGGGCGGCGTCTTGCCCAACATCCAGGCGGTGTTACTACCCAAGAAGACTGAGGGTCACCACTACAAGATCCAGAGCAAGTAA